From Echinicola soli, a single genomic window includes:
- a CDS encoding toxin-antitoxin system YwqK family antitoxin has protein sequence MKIINLLFLLGLGVFQQVIAQQDTTWFDSDWKETTMDSAAFYRPAPQPKDDGYWMVDYYISGARQMEGYSKVKDREVFEGTVKWYNENGQLEQKADYQMGVLNGVFVKYYNGKPFATAKYEQGRVSSGEMLSFNEAYQCYRLLAYQEGKVVQEKVFLEMPCKGMIVDSRIVKGDEGNLLLTKYYDGKGDVLGEFEMDADESQNVSAYNGTQISYFYDPLLKKRAISYEHGEFQNGTVWYPSGEVREKILVENDTVYTTYFDEDGNQLGDLVGRMEEGQGWYDLHGSPISGVMIKFKENYLHKTPAILYTEQYRNGLIIEKKEFRENGNLQQMSVFDEHGLQKLVSYDEGGQVTHELIYKDGQPFEGTSFDQRKNVLTTYVQGELTAQTMCYYDGAKFESREGDRSVFYDHEGNEMGVLTYKANKYGKKEPYNGTLYQLNYQGKLYIEEDYHNGNRTRYAYYSFSGEKGRNSIESETFYNESGKKTQYKYYYKNGVLREDITYVDGYEKETATFYDKSGDLLAEMVYLPKSHGAEYEFFSDTSLVRYIRKYDDNGTLIYKKSYAENYTRRDRNGKYPVFLEEEIDYNGKASFYDLDGELLGEAVYKDGEPWEGTVKSGTVYEYRLTPYQEGAKQGEEKLFFNPDGGVPKISEQTGYANGERHGKHNTYYRNGTLESEENYSRGLLDGECVYYTEHGEVRNEITYSSGNPTDGELISFQYNDQKSLVTKKSFYESGECRKIEMWKEDRLFQEMVTATNQLEATIYDPTGKELAVFEVSDVANKTGEVTYYQGISEAEERGTFEDGLPVSGTFYLNEYVVGYENTKGDKSIDEVKLLVTADQYNICALNKEGEVLFSVSEKKGLEKSYFLEKILDPYSFYYNVMPEF, from the coding sequence ATGAAGATTATCAATTTACTATTCCTGTTAGGCTTGGGGGTATTTCAGCAAGTGATAGCCCAACAAGATACCACATGGTTTGACAGTGACTGGAAGGAGACGACCATGGACAGTGCGGCGTTTTATCGACCGGCTCCCCAGCCAAAAGACGATGGATATTGGATGGTGGATTACTACATTTCTGGAGCCAGGCAGATGGAAGGATATTCCAAGGTAAAGGATCGGGAGGTCTTTGAAGGTACTGTCAAATGGTACAATGAAAATGGCCAGCTAGAACAGAAAGCAGACTATCAAATGGGAGTCCTGAATGGGGTGTTTGTCAAGTACTATAACGGAAAGCCATTTGCCACTGCCAAATACGAGCAGGGCAGGGTTTCCAGTGGTGAGATGCTTTCTTTTAACGAAGCGTATCAGTGTTATAGGTTATTGGCATACCAAGAAGGCAAGGTAGTCCAAGAAAAGGTTTTTTTGGAAATGCCGTGCAAGGGGATGATAGTGGATAGCCGCATAGTGAAGGGGGATGAGGGCAATCTACTTCTGACAAAATATTATGACGGAAAGGGAGATGTATTAGGGGAATTTGAAATGGACGCTGATGAAAGCCAGAATGTATCTGCCTACAACGGGACACAAATATCCTATTTTTACGATCCGCTCCTGAAGAAGAGAGCAATTTCATATGAGCATGGGGAATTTCAAAATGGCACCGTGTGGTATCCTTCGGGTGAAGTCCGTGAGAAGATTCTTGTAGAGAATGATACCGTTTATACGACATATTTTGATGAGGATGGAAACCAACTTGGGGATTTGGTCGGTAGAATGGAAGAAGGCCAAGGTTGGTATGATCTACACGGTAGTCCAATAAGTGGAGTCATGATCAAGTTTAAGGAGAATTACCTTCATAAAACCCCTGCCATTCTATATACCGAACAGTACAGGAATGGACTTATTATCGAAAAAAAGGAGTTTCGGGAAAACGGAAATTTGCAGCAGATGAGTGTCTTTGATGAGCATGGTTTACAGAAATTAGTGTCTTATGATGAAGGAGGGCAAGTTACTCATGAGCTTATTTATAAGGATGGGCAGCCCTTTGAAGGAACGTCATTTGATCAGAGGAAGAATGTGCTGACGACCTATGTTCAGGGGGAGTTGACAGCTCAAACAATGTGTTATTATGATGGAGCTAAATTTGAGAGCAGGGAAGGAGACAGGAGTGTTTTTTATGACCATGAGGGAAATGAAATGGGAGTGTTGACCTATAAGGCCAATAAATATGGAAAAAAGGAACCCTATAATGGGACGCTGTATCAATTGAATTATCAAGGGAAATTGTATATCGAAGAAGATTACCATAATGGGAATCGTACCAGGTATGCGTACTACAGCTTTTCGGGAGAAAAGGGCAGGAATTCCATAGAATCAGAGACATTCTATAATGAAAGCGGCAAAAAAACGCAGTATAAATATTACTATAAAAACGGTGTTTTGAGAGAGGATATTACCTATGTGGACGGTTATGAAAAGGAGACTGCTACATTTTATGATAAATCGGGTGATTTACTCGCTGAAATGGTCTACTTGCCCAAATCACATGGGGCGGAGTATGAGTTTTTTTCAGATACCAGCTTGGTACGATACATCCGAAAATATGATGATAATGGAACATTGATTTATAAAAAGAGTTATGCTGAAAATTACACCAGAAGAGATAGGAATGGAAAATACCCTGTATTTTTGGAAGAGGAGATCGACTATAATGGAAAGGCCAGTTTTTATGATCTTGATGGAGAATTGTTGGGCGAAGCTGTTTATAAAGATGGAGAACCTTGGGAAGGAACAGTAAAGAGCGGTACGGTGTATGAGTATAGGTTGACACCTTACCAGGAGGGGGCCAAGCAGGGAGAAGAGAAGCTTTTTTTTAATCCAGATGGTGGCGTGCCCAAGATCAGTGAACAAACAGGGTATGCCAATGGTGAGCGTCATGGAAAACATAATACCTACTATCGCAATGGCACTCTTGAGAGTGAGGAAAACTATTCCCGTGGGCTTTTAGATGGTGAGTGCGTTTACTATACGGAGCATGGGGAAGTGCGGAATGAGATTACCTATTCATCTGGCAACCCCACAGATGGTGAGTTGATTTCGTTTCAGTATAATGACCAAAAATCCCTTGTTACCAAAAAATCATTTTATGAATCAGGAGAATGCCGGAAAATCGAAATGTGGAAAGAAGACCGCTTGTTTCAGGAGATGGTGACAGCGACCAATCAGCTTGAGGCAACCATCTATGACCCTACGGGGAAAGAACTTGCTGTATTTGAGGTTTCTGATGTAGCTAATAAGACGGGAGAGGTGACTTATTATCAGGGAATTTCTGAAGCGGAAGAAAGGGGTACATTTGAAGATGGATTGCCTGTAAGTGGTACGTTTTACCTTAATGAGTATGTGGTCGGATATGAAAATACCAAGGGTGATAAATCCATCGATGAGGTAAAACTACTGGTGACTGCTGACCAGTACAATATATGTGCACTTAATAAAGAAGGGGAAGTACTTTTCTCGGTATCCGAGAAGAAAGGATTGGAAAAGTCTTATTTTTTGGAAAAGATATTGGATCCATATTCCTTCTATTATAATGTGATGCCTGAGTTTTAA
- a CDS encoding aldo/keto reductase, translating to MEYRNLGNSGLKVPVLSLGTGTFGGTNEFFQRWGQTDVKEASRLIDICMERGINFFDTANVYSLGDSEIVLGKALKGKRNKTIVSTKATFQMGESPNEKGSSRYHLLNALDDSLKRLGTDYIDLYFMHSYDPQTPIEETLKTLDLMVKSGKVRYIGCSNFAAWQLMKSLSVSEKFNLEKYIVYQGYYSLIGRDYEQELMPLLEDQKLGMMVWSPLGWGRLTGKIKRGREMQEGRIKSGGDVGAPPVGDKFLYKVVDVLENIADELDKSIPQVAINWLLQKRTVSNVVIGARNEKQLLANIDAVGWKLSEKHLLQLDKVSGQTPIYPHWVGER from the coding sequence ATGGAATATCGAAATCTGGGAAATTCGGGATTGAAAGTACCCGTACTTAGCTTGGGAACAGGCACTTTTGGGGGAACCAATGAATTCTTTCAACGCTGGGGTCAAACAGATGTAAAAGAAGCAAGCCGGCTCATCGACATCTGCATGGAAAGGGGGATCAACTTTTTTGATACCGCAAATGTGTATTCACTCGGTGATTCAGAAATCGTTCTGGGAAAAGCCCTGAAAGGTAAAAGGAATAAAACTATTGTATCCACAAAGGCGACGTTCCAAATGGGAGAATCTCCAAATGAAAAAGGATCGTCCAGATATCACCTGTTAAATGCCCTTGATGATAGCCTGAAACGACTTGGAACCGATTATATTGACCTTTATTTTATGCACAGCTATGACCCCCAAACGCCCATCGAAGAAACCCTCAAAACCCTTGATTTAATGGTAAAAAGCGGCAAGGTAAGGTACATCGGGTGCTCCAATTTTGCTGCCTGGCAATTGATGAAGTCACTCTCGGTTTCGGAAAAGTTCAACCTGGAAAAATATATCGTCTACCAAGGGTATTATTCCCTGATAGGGCGAGATTATGAGCAGGAATTGATGCCCCTTTTGGAAGACCAAAAACTGGGAATGATGGTATGGAGCCCACTGGGATGGGGAAGACTTACGGGAAAGATTAAAAGAGGCCGTGAAATGCAGGAGGGACGAATCAAATCAGGCGGCGATGTGGGTGCACCGCCGGTTGGGGATAAATTCCTGTACAAGGTGGTTGACGTCCTGGAAAACATTGCCGATGAACTGGATAAATCCATTCCCCAAGTGGCCATAAATTGGTTACTCCAAAAAAGGACCGTTTCCAATGTGGTCATCGGTGCACGGAACGAAAAGCAGTTATTGGCCAATATTGATGCTGTCGGATGGAAACTTTCCGAAAAGCACCTTCTCCAACTTGACAAAGTATCTGGACAGACGCCAATCTATCCACATTGGGTCGGGGAAAGGTGA
- a CDS encoding Crp/Fnr family transcriptional regulator translates to MNQHPLRIQIEEIVKLTDGEFKVVLEHFRQRTFKKHQIVLHQGDEARYDYFVMEGLMKVSRLDEDGKEHILQFGMENWWITDAEAFHRRAQSTLTVDCLEDTRTMSLTLEDKEKLCREIPKMQTFFLKKTINGYIALQKRILCFLSSNAKDRYHNLLSIYPGLIQRIPKAMVASYLGVSRETLSRLTKAEA, encoded by the coding sequence ATGAATCAACATCCCCTAAGGATCCAAATTGAAGAAATCGTCAAACTTACCGATGGGGAGTTTAAGGTTGTATTGGAACATTTCAGGCAAAGGACATTCAAAAAACATCAGATCGTTCTTCACCAAGGGGACGAAGCCAGATACGATTATTTCGTGATGGAAGGACTGATGAAGGTTTCCCGGCTGGATGAAGATGGCAAGGAGCATATTCTGCAGTTTGGAATGGAAAACTGGTGGATTACCGATGCGGAGGCATTCCACCGCAGAGCCCAGTCAACCTTGACCGTAGATTGTCTCGAAGACACCCGGACAATGTCCCTCACGTTGGAGGACAAGGAAAAGCTGTGCCGGGAGATTCCTAAAATGCAGACCTTTTTCCTTAAGAAAACAATCAATGGATATATTGCCCTCCAAAAAAGGATCCTTTGCTTCTTGAGCAGCAATGCCAAGGACCGTTACCATAACCTCCTTTCCATTTATCCCGGCTTGATCCAGCGCATTCCCAAGGCCATGGTGGCTTCTTACCTAGGAGTCTCTCGTGAAACACTAAGCAGGCTGACCAAAGCCGAGGCCTGA
- a CDS encoding RNA polymerase sigma factor: MIKRIYEDGHKLSKDYEADQKESRDHSFYSSENHAWEEFLKGSDDALAELYNRFADKLFHYGTQITVDREIAYDVVQDVFLYVVVKKKQLGKVDSVKNYLYASYRRRLMRVLKRNRKLKLVEGYDRHDGFLIEVAEDFHAIGTPLTIDIKELLQKVCNQLPIRQREAINLYFFEQLSYKEIAQIMDMGHVRSARNLLYKALGNLAVSLKGHEGVVFLFPLALQLNL; encoded by the coding sequence ATGATCAAACGAATATATGAAGATGGGCATAAGCTATCTAAGGATTATGAGGCAGATCAAAAAGAAAGCAGGGATCATTCGTTTTATAGCTCAGAAAACCATGCTTGGGAGGAATTTTTAAAAGGCAGTGATGACGCATTGGCCGAACTTTATAACCGTTTTGCCGATAAGCTTTTTCATTATGGGACACAAATAACTGTTGATAGGGAAATTGCCTATGATGTGGTCCAGGATGTTTTTTTATATGTTGTGGTAAAGAAAAAGCAATTAGGAAAGGTTGATTCTGTCAAGAATTACTTGTACGCTTCTTATCGGAGAAGGCTTATGAGGGTTTTGAAACGGAACAGGAAATTAAAACTGGTGGAAGGGTATGATCGCCATGATGGCTTTTTGATAGAGGTGGCTGAAGATTTTCATGCCATTGGAACTCCACTGACCATCGATATAAAAGAGCTGTTGCAAAAAGTCTGTAACCAACTTCCCATCCGTCAGCGTGAAGCGATTAACTTGTATTTCTTCGAGCAGTTATCCTATAAGGAAATTGCCCAAATAATGGATATGGGTCATGTAAGGTCAGCACGAAATCTCCTGTACAAAGCATTAGGAAACCTGGCTGTTTCCCTCAAAGGACATGAAGGTGTTGTATTCTTGTTCCCTTTGGCCCTTCAATTGAACCTGTAG
- a CDS encoding FecR family protein, which produces MEFDPESELDFLKNPLFVKWVKQPTQHTDRYWENWSRKYPEKINVMLNAKELAKRLKPQEENKIDKAKFEAGLDRLLEKNNNELETPSPTFAYKRKESRHFWTWGNSVAASILLIGMLFMAYNWINRSTGTIPTTKNVAIISRTVSKGVKKTFMLPDSSMVTLNSGSTISYPKDFAENRQIKLVGQAFFDVKNDSDHPFSIKSGDLVTTVLGTSFDVKAYEGQSNFHVAVVTGKVKVATQDGIETEIVPTEATYYDAESGAISKGKYDYEELLGWKEKILKFDDASYREVFRILSNWYDVDFELDSEFTLKGNYTGRFEDQMLENVLKGMEYSTDIQFELKGKKVMVSKKSTLPNQ; this is translated from the coding sequence ATGGAATTTGATCCGGAAAGTGAACTTGATTTTTTAAAGAACCCTTTGTTCGTCAAATGGGTGAAACAGCCGACCCAGCACACTGACCGGTATTGGGAGAACTGGAGCCGGAAGTATCCAGAGAAAATAAACGTGATGTTGAATGCCAAGGAACTGGCCAAGCGGTTAAAGCCCCAGGAAGAAAATAAAATAGATAAGGCCAAGTTTGAGGCAGGTTTGGACCGACTGTTGGAAAAAAACAATAATGAGCTGGAAACCCCATCCCCTACCTTTGCATACAAGAGAAAGGAAAGCAGGCATTTTTGGACATGGGGCAATTCGGTAGCAGCGTCCATTTTGTTAATTGGAATGCTGTTTATGGCCTATAACTGGATCAATAGATCAACAGGGACAATCCCTACTACCAAAAATGTAGCAATAATTTCAAGAACCGTCTCAAAAGGCGTCAAAAAGACTTTTATGTTGCCGGACAGTTCAATGGTTACGCTAAACTCCGGTAGTACTATTTCCTATCCAAAGGATTTTGCCGAAAACCGTCAGATAAAACTTGTAGGCCAGGCATTTTTCGACGTCAAGAATGATTCTGATCACCCCTTTAGTATTAAAAGCGGAGATTTGGTGACGACAGTGCTAGGAACTTCATTTGATGTCAAAGCCTATGAAGGTCAGTCTAATTTTCATGTGGCAGTGGTCACGGGAAAGGTAAAGGTGGCCACTCAAGATGGAATTGAAACCGAGATTGTCCCAACAGAAGCGACCTATTACGATGCGGAGTCCGGAGCTATCAGCAAAGGAAAATATGACTATGAGGAACTGCTGGGCTGGAAAGAGAAGATACTGAAATTTGATGATGCCTCCTATAGAGAGGTGTTCAGGATACTTTCCAATTGGTACGATGTCGATTTTGAGTTGGATAGTGAATTTACACTCAAGGGAAACTATACAGGGAGATTTGAAGACCAAATGCTCGAAAATGTCCTAAAAGGCATGGAATACTCCACTGATATCCAATTTGAACTCAAGGGCAAAAAAGTCATGGTCAGCAAAAAATCAACCTTGCCGAACCAGTAA